A genome region from Bradyrhizobium guangzhouense includes the following:
- a CDS encoding CidA/LrgA family protein has product MLASLSLILLCQLAGEVITRGLGLPLPGPVLGLLLLLILLLARDRFSSIARGPLRNSGVETASKGLLKHLSLLFVPAGIGVVEKLDLLATHGLAIILILAVSVMVTLLATVLTFRLISRLFSEAP; this is encoded by the coding sequence ATGCTTGCAAGTCTCAGTCTTATCTTGCTCTGCCAACTCGCCGGCGAAGTCATCACCCGGGGCCTCGGCCTACCGCTGCCAGGTCCCGTGCTCGGGCTCCTGCTCTTGCTGATTCTGCTGCTTGCCCGTGACAGATTTTCAAGCATCGCTCGAGGCCCACTACGAAATAGCGGCGTGGAAACAGCAAGCAAGGGGCTGCTCAAGCATCTGTCGCTCCTGTTCGTCCCAGCCGGCATTGGCGTCGTGGAAAAGCTCGATCTCCTCGCGACGCACGGGCTCGCTATAATATTGATCCTTGCTGTCTCGGTCATGGTGACTTTGCTTGCGACGGTTCTGACGTTCCGCCTTATCAGTCGGCTGTTCAGCGAGGCACCGTGA
- a CDS encoding aldehyde dehydrogenase family protein — translation MPYQERSEMWREGPTWRTTIEAWRIKVGNVFEKDTRMGDNSPIRGWPMRWRASLPALSVQRGAFLQTDGKRIGNEGFFVESTVLTGTSPEACIMNEESFGRSRQIIAFKSYDEVAEEANRRLVPSGPTA, via the coding sequence ATGCCCTATCAAGAAAGGTCTGAAATGTGGCGAGAAGGGCCGACTTGGCGAACTACGATAGAAGCTTGGCGCATCAAGGTCGGAAATGTGTTCGAGAAGGATACGCGAATGGGGGACAACTCGCCAATTCGCGGCTGGCCGATGCGATGGAGAGCTTCGTTGCCGGCGCTGTCAGTCCAGCGCGGCGCATTCTTGCAGACCGATGGCAAGCGCATTGGCAACGAAGGGTTCTTCGTCGAGTCAACGGTCCTGACGGGGACCTCGCCCGAGGCGTGTATCATGAATGAAGAGTCGTTTGGCCGCTCGCGCCAGATCATTGCATTCAAGAGCTACGACGAGGTCGCCGAGGAGGCCAATCGACGGCTTGTGCCTTCGGGGCCGACCGCTTGA